A genome region from Trachemys scripta elegans isolate TJP31775 chromosome 2, CAS_Tse_1.0, whole genome shotgun sequence includes the following:
- the FAM133B gene encoding protein FAM133B isoform X4: MGKRDNRVAYMNPIAMARSRGPSQSAGPTIQDYLNRPRPTWEEVKEQLEKKKKGSRALAEFEEKMNENWKKELEKHREKLLGGSESSSKKKEKKKKEKKKSNRLSSSSSSSSSSDSSSSSSDSDDEDKKQGKKRRKKRYRSLRKSSESSTSDSESDSKDSTKKKKSKEEHEREKDNKSLSRKRKKIDRGNGPLSSESLSESEPTEEVQVKKKKNSEEREKVTDKTKKRKKHKKHGKKKKKKTAGSSSDSE; encoded by the exons GCTTATATGAATCCTATAGCCATGGCCAGATCACGAGGTCCTTCCCAATCTGCAGGGCCAACAATACAGGACTACCTGAATAGACCAAGGCCTACATG GGAAGAAGTGAAAGAACaactagaaaagaaaaagaaaggatcGAGGGCATTGGCTGAGTTTGAAGAAAAGATGAATGAG AATTGGAAGAAAGAACTAGAAAAACACAGGGAGAAATTATTAGGTGGAAGTGAGAGTTCCTCCAAAAAGAAAGAG aaaaagaaaaaggaaaagaagaaatcaAATAGG TTGtcttcatcttcctcttcttcatcaAGCTCTGATTCTTCCAGCAGTTCATCTGATTCTGATGATGAG GATAAGAAACAAGGGAAAAAACGGAGAAAGAAGAGGTATCGCTCCTTGCGGAAATCTTCTGAAAGCTCTACTTCTGATTCTGAATCGGATAGCAAG GAtagcacaaaaaagaaaaaatcaaaggAAGAACATGAAAGAGAAAAG GACAACAAAAGTCTTagtaggaaaaggaagaaaattgaTCGTGGGAATGGACCTTTATCATCTGAGTCCTTATCGGAGTCAGAACCTACAGAGGAG gtacaagtgaaaaagaaaaaaaacagtgaagaaagagagaaagtaaCA gataaaacaaaaaagagaaagaagcacaagaaacatggtaaaaagaagaaaaagaagacgGCTGGTTCAAGTTCAGATTCAGAATAA
- the FAM133B gene encoding protein FAM133B isoform X2 — MGKRDNRVAYMNPIAMARSRGPSQSAGPTIQDYLNRPRPTWEEVKEQLEKKKKGSRALAEFEEKMNENWKKELEKHREKLLGGSESSSKKKEKKKKEKKKSNRLSSSSSSSSSSDSSSSSSDSDDEDKKQGKKRRKKRYRSLRKSSESSTSDSESDSKDSTKKKKSKEEHEREKDNKSLSRKRKKIDRGNGPLSSESLSESEPTEEKRLPLSKAELAFQQTLVPDTQTVTSSSSVVQVKKKKNSEEREKVTDKTKKRKKHKKHGKKKKKKTAGSSSDSE; from the exons GCTTATATGAATCCTATAGCCATGGCCAGATCACGAGGTCCTTCCCAATCTGCAGGGCCAACAATACAGGACTACCTGAATAGACCAAGGCCTACATG GGAAGAAGTGAAAGAACaactagaaaagaaaaagaaaggatcGAGGGCATTGGCTGAGTTTGAAGAAAAGATGAATGAG AATTGGAAGAAAGAACTAGAAAAACACAGGGAGAAATTATTAGGTGGAAGTGAGAGTTCCTCCAAAAAGAAAGAG aaaaagaaaaaggaaaagaagaaatcaAATAGG TTGtcttcatcttcctcttcttcatcaAGCTCTGATTCTTCCAGCAGTTCATCTGATTCTGATGATGAG GATAAGAAACAAGGGAAAAAACGGAGAAAGAAGAGGTATCGCTCCTTGCGGAAATCTTCTGAAAGCTCTACTTCTGATTCTGAATCGGATAGCAAG GAtagcacaaaaaagaaaaaatcaaaggAAGAACATGAAAGAGAAAAG GACAACAAAAGTCTTagtaggaaaaggaagaaaattgaTCGTGGGAATGGACCTTTATCATCTGAGTCCTTATCGGAGTCAGAACCTACAGAGGAG AAGAGGCTTCCACTGTCAAAAGCTGAGTTAGCATttcagcaaactctggttccagataCTCAGACAGTGACTTCCTCCAGTTCAGTG gtacaagtgaaaaagaaaaaaaacagtgaagaaagagagaaagtaaCA gataaaacaaaaaagagaaagaagcacaagaaacatggtaaaaagaagaaaaagaagacgGCTGGTTCAAGTTCAGATTCAGAATAA
- the FAM133B gene encoding protein FAM133B isoform X1 has product MLGKPLKPNFSQAYMNPIAMARSRGPSQSAGPTIQDYLNRPRPTWEEVKEQLEKKKKGSRALAEFEEKMNENWKKELEKHREKLLGGSESSSKKKEKKKKEKKKSNRLSSSSSSSSSSDSSSSSSDSDDEDKKQGKKRRKKRYRSLRKSSESSTSDSESDSKDSTKKKKSKEEHEREKDNKSLSRKRKKIDRGNGPLSSESLSESEPTEEKRLPLSKAELAFQQTLVPDTQTVTSSSSVVQVKKKKNSEEREKVTDKTKKRKKHKKHGKKKKKKTAGSSSDSE; this is encoded by the exons ATGCTAGGCAAGCCACTTAAACCGAACTTTTCACAG GCTTATATGAATCCTATAGCCATGGCCAGATCACGAGGTCCTTCCCAATCTGCAGGGCCAACAATACAGGACTACCTGAATAGACCAAGGCCTACATG GGAAGAAGTGAAAGAACaactagaaaagaaaaagaaaggatcGAGGGCATTGGCTGAGTTTGAAGAAAAGATGAATGAG AATTGGAAGAAAGAACTAGAAAAACACAGGGAGAAATTATTAGGTGGAAGTGAGAGTTCCTCCAAAAAGAAAGAG aaaaagaaaaaggaaaagaagaaatcaAATAGG TTGtcttcatcttcctcttcttcatcaAGCTCTGATTCTTCCAGCAGTTCATCTGATTCTGATGATGAG GATAAGAAACAAGGGAAAAAACGGAGAAAGAAGAGGTATCGCTCCTTGCGGAAATCTTCTGAAAGCTCTACTTCTGATTCTGAATCGGATAGCAAG GAtagcacaaaaaagaaaaaatcaaaggAAGAACATGAAAGAGAAAAG GACAACAAAAGTCTTagtaggaaaaggaagaaaattgaTCGTGGGAATGGACCTTTATCATCTGAGTCCTTATCGGAGTCAGAACCTACAGAGGAG AAGAGGCTTCCACTGTCAAAAGCTGAGTTAGCATttcagcaaactctggttccagataCTCAGACAGTGACTTCCTCCAGTTCAGTG gtacaagtgaaaaagaaaaaaaacagtgaagaaagagagaaagtaaCA gataaaacaaaaaagagaaagaagcacaagaaacatggtaaaaagaagaaaaagaagacgGCTGGTTCAAGTTCAGATTCAGAATAA
- the FAM133B gene encoding protein FAM133B isoform X3, which produces MLGKPLKPNFSQAYMNPIAMARSRGPSQSAGPTIQDYLNRPRPTWEEVKEQLEKKKKGSRALAEFEEKMNENWKKELEKHREKLLGGSESSSKKKEKKKKEKKKSNRLSSSSSSSSSSDSSSSSSDSDDEDKKQGKKRRKKRYRSLRKSSESSTSDSESDSKDSTKKKKSKEEHEREKDNKSLSRKRKKIDRGNGPLSSESLSESEPTEEVQVKKKKNSEEREKVTDKTKKRKKHKKHGKKKKKKTAGSSSDSE; this is translated from the exons ATGCTAGGCAAGCCACTTAAACCGAACTTTTCACAG GCTTATATGAATCCTATAGCCATGGCCAGATCACGAGGTCCTTCCCAATCTGCAGGGCCAACAATACAGGACTACCTGAATAGACCAAGGCCTACATG GGAAGAAGTGAAAGAACaactagaaaagaaaaagaaaggatcGAGGGCATTGGCTGAGTTTGAAGAAAAGATGAATGAG AATTGGAAGAAAGAACTAGAAAAACACAGGGAGAAATTATTAGGTGGAAGTGAGAGTTCCTCCAAAAAGAAAGAG aaaaagaaaaaggaaaagaagaaatcaAATAGG TTGtcttcatcttcctcttcttcatcaAGCTCTGATTCTTCCAGCAGTTCATCTGATTCTGATGATGAG GATAAGAAACAAGGGAAAAAACGGAGAAAGAAGAGGTATCGCTCCTTGCGGAAATCTTCTGAAAGCTCTACTTCTGATTCTGAATCGGATAGCAAG GAtagcacaaaaaagaaaaaatcaaaggAAGAACATGAAAGAGAAAAG GACAACAAAAGTCTTagtaggaaaaggaagaaaattgaTCGTGGGAATGGACCTTTATCATCTGAGTCCTTATCGGAGTCAGAACCTACAGAGGAG gtacaagtgaaaaagaaaaaaaacagtgaagaaagagagaaagtaaCA gataaaacaaaaaagagaaagaagcacaagaaacatggtaaaaagaagaaaaagaagacgGCTGGTTCAAGTTCAGATTCAGAATAA